The genomic segment CGAAAAATCGTGGTGTTATCGGCCATGTCAGGCACTACCAATGCCTTGGTAAAAATCAGTGAGGCATTATTTGCCAAGAACTATCAGGAGGCACATAAACAGATTGACGAGCTGGAAGCCAAATATCACGCAGTAGTAGCGGAATTGTACAAAACCGAGGCAGGCAAAGCCAAAGGAACACGACTGATTTACGACCATTTCGGTTACATGCGTGTATTGGCCAAGAATATGTTCAATGCACGAAAAGAAAAGGCAATGCTGGCAGAAGGCGAAATTCTTTCTACCCACCTGATGCTGTATTACCTCGAGGAAATCGGCGTAGATGCAGTCCTGCTCGATGCGCTGGATTTTATGCGCATTGATGAAAACGAAGAGCCCGATTTGCCATTCATCTCCGAACAACTCAACGCAGAATTAGCCAAATATCCTGATAAGCAACTGTTTATCACACAGGGTTACATCTGCCTTAACTCCTACGGAGAGGTAGATAACCTCAAACGCGGCGGCAGCGACTACACAGCCTCACTCATTGGTGCGGCAATCATGGCCGAAGAAGTGCAGATATGGACCGATATTGACGGTATGCACAACAACGACCCGCGCATTGTGGAACGCACGGTGCCCGTTGCCGAGCTGTCGTTTGATGAAGCAGCAGAGCTTGCCTATTTTGGTGCAAAAATTTTGCACCCGCAAAGCGTAAACCCCGCGCGATTGAAGAAAATTCCGGTGCGTTTGCTGAATACAATGCAGCCCGAACAACCCGGTACGCTCATCAGCGACCATGCCGCCGGCCACGGTATTAAGGCAGTCGCAGCGAAAGACAATATCACGGCCATTCGCGTACAGTCGGGGCGCATGTTTCTTGCCTACGGATTCCTCAAAAAACTTTTTGAGGTATTTGAGCGCTACAAAACACCTATTGATATGATTACCACTTCGGAAGTGGCCGTTTCGCTTACTATTGACAATACCGCACACTTACAGGAAATAGTGGCCGATTTGCAGCAGTTCAGTACGGTGGAAGTAGAACATGACCAAACCATCATCTGCGTAGTAGGCGATATGATGGAACAAAAGCAAGACTATGTAGCCCAAGTGTTGGAGTCCGTAAAAGGAATTCCCATTCGCATGGTTTCGTATGGCGGCAGCAAAAACAATATTTCCCTGTTGGTGCACAGCAGCCGCAAAGCCGATGTGTTGAAGGGACTCAACAAAGGCATTTTTGGGTTGTAATAGATTATGGATAATCCTGACAGGTTGGTAAAGCCTGTCAGGATTAAACTTTTGACTATCAACAACTTCATCACAAATTTCTCCGCCAAATCATCTGCACTTGTGCGATTGCGGTAAGTCTTAAAGTTCCTCGCGGCCTTTATAATTTTTGCTGTTGCCGCCCCGCTTGCCTAATTCAATGACTTCTAACTGACCAATACTTGCCAGCCCCTGTTTTTCGGTATCTATGGCAAACCGGAGCAGTGTACGCACCTTATGAAAGCCTTCTTGCCCCGCAGCCCCGGGGTTCAGGTGCAGCAGTTGCCGCTCCGCATCGGGAATGACTTTGAGGATGTGCGAATGGCCGCAAATAAAAACATCGGGACGAATGTCGGCCAATTGCTTTTTTAAAGCCGCCGTATAGCGGGGTGGATAACCGCCAATGTGTGTCATCCATATTTTCAGATTGCCGCAAGTAAAAATCTGGTTTTCAGGATATTGCTGACGAATAATCAGATTGTCAATATTGCCGTAAACGGCTCGCAACGGCTTAAATGCGGCAAGTCTTTCGGCAACAGCCCAATCGCCAATATCGCCTGCATGCCAGATTTCATCACAGGCAGCGAAATAATCAAACACACGCTCATCCAAGTAGCCGTGCGTATCGGAAATTAAGCCAATGCGAATCAAGGTCATGACTCTTTTTTGCAGCAAGTTAAGGGTTAGCTGTCAAATGCTTTCGCCTCTTAGCAGCAGGTATCGGCAAAATAAATCGGTATCTCAGATTCAAAAATATGCCATCCGAAAAAATCCATTCGCTTGTGTCGTGCGTCGGGAAATGAATAAACACACTTATATCCTCACCGAAAACCCGATAACAAGAACGTCGTCCTGTTGCAACTCTGCTCCTTTCCAACTGCTAAACGCATTGCTGACGTGCTGTTCCTGTTCGTTCATAGGTAGCTTGGCAGCCTCTTGCAGCAATTCTTTGAAACGACGCGATGAGAATTTTTTATTGTCAGTACCGCCGAACTGGTCGCGGAAACCATCGGAAAAGAGGTAAAAGTAATTTTCGCCTGCTTTCAAGGGAACGAAATGGGTTGTAAACAGTTGCTCATCTTTGCTTTGCGAGCCGCCAATGGACTTTCTGTCTGCCTTCAATTCTTCTATGCCGCTGTCGGTTAAGTAATAAAGCGGATTTCTTGCTCCCGCGAAAAATAACTGCCTGTTTGGCTTATCAATGGTGCAGAGTGCAATATCCAATCCATCCAAATTATCGGTCTGGTTTTGTTTCAATACAGTCTTAATTTGTACGTGCAGTTCCTGTAAAATATAACCCGGGTCGGTTATGCGGCGCGTGGCTACAATTTCATTCAATAAATTATTGGCAATCAACGACATGAAAGCACCGGGCACGCCATGTCCGGTACAATCTACGGCAGCAATCAGGCGCAATCCTGCCACTTCGGCACACCAATAAAAATCACCGCTGACAACATCCTTTGGCAGATATACAATGAAAGACTGAGGGAATAACTCCTTGAACTTTTCTTGGGTAGGCAACATTGCATCCTGAATGCGCTTAGCATAGCGGATGCTGGACATTACCTTGTGGTTTTGCTGTTCCAACAACAACGATTTATGACTCAACTCTTCGTTTCGCGCCTCTATTTCTTCTTTCTGCTGCTTGATTTCCTCTGTGCGCTCTGCTACAATGGCTTCCAAACGGTTTTTTTCGCGCACCAGTCTGATGGTGTAAAGTTTAACGGCTATCGCAATGATGCCTGCCAGCGCCAACAGATATGCCAGAATTGCCCACCACCGAAAATAAACGGGCGGCTGAACAACAAAGCGCAGTTGCAAAGGTTTACTGATGTGGAAAGCGCCCTGTTGCAAAGCCCTGATTTCCAAGGTATATGTACCTGTTTTTATTTGTGGAAACAATAATTCTCTGCCGACAGGTTGCCACGGTTCGTTCCCTTCCGATGCCAAGCGGTATTCATACTTAATCTTATTGGCAGGATAGGCAAGCGAGGCAAAAAAGGCTTTTAAATAGCTGTTGTGTGCAAATTGGTAGATGCTGTCTTGATGAAAATAAACAGTCCGACCGTTATTCTCGATATGCAAGAATACAGGACGCGGTGTTTCCTGAACGACAGCATTCCGCTGCTGGGTATATGCCACGCCGTCGGCTGTGCCTATCCACAATCGCCCGTCCATATCTGCCATGATACAGCGGTTAGCTATGTTCTTGGAAGGCAAGCCACTGCTTTCGTCAAACAGCAGCATCTCGCCGCGGCGATGCTGGTATTGCAACAAGCCCATATTCGTACCTAACCATATGCTACCGTTAGTGCCGGCACAAATCGCCTGCACTTCCGTATCGGTTGCCAGTGGAATTTGACGGGTTGAATCACTGCCGTATTGTAATAAGCCATAACTGCCGCTCAGCCATATCTTCCCGTCGGTATCAAAAGCAATATCCTCTATGCGAACCTCAACCTGCCCCTGCGTAGCGAGCGGTTTGCTAATATTGACAAACCTGTCTTGGCTGCGGTCATAACGGTACAAATACGCCCGAGGACTGCCTCCGCCTGCCAAAAGGTTGCCGTCCTTGTCTTGACGAACCACATATACATTAGAAGTCAAACCTTGACTTTTACCGTACAATTTGATTGCCAACTGTGGTGTAATCTTGACTACATCGGCATTTGAACACACCCAAATATTGCCTTCGCTGTCGTTTTGCATATAGACAATTTTGGATATCATCGCTGCAAGGTTGATTTCATCTGTTTTATTGCCCTGTATCCGAAAAATGCGTGCATCGGAAGTGCCCACCCAAAGCCCGTCAGCAGTTTTCAGCACTGCAAAAATATCTTTGGAGTTCAGTTGCGATGATTGCAACAACCTGCTGACATCGCCTGTATTGCGGCTGTTGATACGGCATAAAACAGCCCCCTCGGTTGCATAAATTAAGCCGTCGTTGCCTTGCGTGATGGCAAGCACATAGCTGCGCTCGAAGGGCACAACTAAGGGGGCAAAGTAGCTGCGATGGAGTAAAGCAATGCCTTCATCGGAACTCACCCAATAATTTCCCGCCTCATCTATGACAACATCGTTGATGACTTTGTAAGGTAAACTGCCAAATGCAAGAGGTTGCAAGTTACCCTTGCGCATATCTGCGAAGAAAAGCCCTTTATTCCAAGTCCCAATCAAGCACTTGCCCGAAGCATCGGCACGCAAGAAAGAAACATTGGGCATGTCAAAAAGCTGTTGTACCTCGGCAGTTCCGTCTGCTGTCGGCTTAATTTCAAACACGCCCTTTTCCGTACCTATCCAAAGCACATTGCCATTGCTGATAAGCGCACTGCATACAGAAAAAGGAGTATTCACCAAATTTACTTTGACAAACTGATTGGTTGTTTCGTCAAATCGGAAAAGGTTGCCGCGCTGTGAGGCCACATAGATGCTGCCATCAGAGGTTTCAGCCGGCGAAAATGAGCGATTCCAACTGGTAGTGCGGTCGTTAATGGTAAAAAAATAGTGCGCCACCTCCCCATCGGCACGCACACAGGAAACAGCTTGGTCTTCACCTACCCACAGCCGTTGCCTGCTGTCTTCAAACAATGCTTTGGGAGAGGTAATGGCTCGCGGAAGGGGCTCGGAGGTAACCACTAACCAATCGCTGAAAGCAACCGTATCGGGCAGACTAACGATTCGGGTTACGCCTTTGTCATGTGCAATCAGCAAATCGCCATTTTTGCGCCGTATAATGTGCTTGGCATAGTTGCTGGGTAATACTTTATTGAAATGGCGAAACTCTTTCCCGTCAAAGCGCACAACTCCCGCATCGCAAGCAATCCAAATAAAACCATGAGCATCATAGCTGATTGATTTTGTCAGATTGGTAGGCAGCCCCTGCTCTACTTGGTACAACTCAGCCCGATAATATTGGGCTGTAACACTGCCGGAGTAGCAACCAATACATCCGAAAAACAGGATATACCATAGGGGCGTTGCAATACTGATGTGCGAAAGCATATTGACCTGAAAATCTGATTTTTTTGATAAAAATCGCTATTTCCAAATATATTGTTTTTGTACCCTTTCCAAAAAAACGCTGCAATAAAAAAAACCGCCTGAAAATCTTCAGACGGTTTTCCGTAATTATTCAAAGCATTAATTATATGTCCTGATAGTCTTTTGAGCGCACTTTAAACGCCTCTTTAGACTCCTGCATCTGGTCATAATCCTCTTTGGAGAACACCCGATTGTTTTGGAAGACTCTCATGCCCGTACCGGCAGGAATCAAATGTCCTACAATAACGTTCTCTTTCAAGCCTGTGAGGAAGTCGGTCTTACCGCGGATGGCAGCCTCGCTCAGCACTTTGGTAGTTTCTTGGAACGACGCGGCAGAAATCCAGCTCTTCGTACCCAATGATGCTTGCGTAATACCTTGCAAAGTTGGCTTAGATACGGCAGGTTGTGCGTCGCGCACCTTCACTAACTTCTGGTCTTTACGCTTCAGGCTTGAGTTCTCATCACGCAGTTTGCGGGCGCTGACAATCATGCCTTTTTTCATTGTGGTTGATTCACCGGCATCGGTAACAACCTTCTTGTCAAGAATGGAATCATTGGCTTCGCGGAACGTCCACTTGTCTACCACTTGTCCGGGCAGGAAGGTAGTATCGCCAGGGTCAATGATTTCTACTTTCTGCATCATCTGACGAACGATTACCTCGAGGTGCTTGTCGTTGATTTTCACACCTTGCAAGCGGTAAACTTCCTGAATTTCATTCACCAGATACTCCTGAACGGCGGTCGGGCCTTTGATGGCCAAGATGTCGGCAGGCGTAATGGCACCATCGGAAAGCGGCATACCTGCTTTTACGTAGTCGTTTTCCTGCACGAGGATGTGCTTAGAAAGCGGCACCATGTATTTCATCTGTACCCCTTCACGGCTCTTTACATAAATTTCGCGATTACCGCGTTTGATGCTGCCGTAGCTTACCTCGCCGTCAATTTCGCTTACAACGGCAGGGTTAGACGGGTTACGGGCTTCAAACAATTCCGTTACACGTGGCAGACCACCGGTAATGTCGCGGGTTTTGCCGATTGCACGCGGAATTTTCACCAGTACCTGACCTGCACGTATATGCTGGCCATTCTCAACTACCAAGTGAGAACCTACCGGCAAGTTGCTGCTTGCCTGCTCTCCGGTTTGCGGATTGCGAACCGTAATCGTCGGGTTTTTAGAACGGTCTTTGGTTTCAATAATTACTTTTTCGCGGTGACCGGTCTGCTCGTCGTACTCTTCTTGGTAAGTAATGCCTTCCTCAATGGCCTCAAACTCAACGATACCGTCGTACTGTGAAAGGATAACGGCATTGAATGGGTCCCAGAAGCATATCTCCTGTCCTTTCTCTACCATATCGCCTTCTTTTACGCGCAGGAATGAACCGTAAGGCACGTTGTTGCTAATGAGTACTTGGCCGTTTTCAGGATTAACGATGCTTACCTCCGCAGAACGCGCCATCACTACATCAATGCTTTCACCTTCGGCATTGGTGGTAGTAACCTTGCGCATTTCTTCAAACTTGATTTTGCCGCTGTATTTGGCAACAATGCTTGAATCTACGGCAATGTTAGAAGCCGTACCACCCACGTGGAAAGTACGCAGTGTCAGCTGAGTACCCGGCTCACCGATAGACTGGGCAGCTACTACGCCCACCGCATCACCTATCTGAGCAAGCTTGCCTGTGGC from the Rhodoflexus caldus genome contains:
- a CDS encoding aspartate kinase — protein: MKILKFGGTSVGSAQRIQNVEKLINTPERKIVVLSAMSGTTNALVKISEALFAKNYQEAHKQIDELEAKYHAVVAELYKTEAGKAKGTRLIYDHFGYMRVLAKNMFNARKEKAMLAEGEILSTHLMLYYLEEIGVDAVLLDALDFMRIDENEEPDLPFISEQLNAELAKYPDKQLFITQGYICLNSYGEVDNLKRGGSDYTASLIGAAIMAEEVQIWTDIDGMHNNDPRIVERTVPVAELSFDEAAELAYFGAKILHPQSVNPARLKKIPVRLLNTMQPEQPGTLISDHAAGHGIKAVAAKDNITAIRVQSGRMFLAYGFLKKLFEVFERYKTPIDMITTSEVAVSLTIDNTAHLQEIVADLQQFSTVEVEHDQTIICVVGDMMEQKQDYVAQVLESVKGIPIRMVSYGGSKNNISLLVHSSRKADVLKGLNKGIFGL
- a CDS encoding metallophosphoesterase family protein, whose protein sequence is MTLIRIGLISDTHGYLDERVFDYFAACDEIWHAGDIGDWAVAERLAAFKPLRAVYGNIDNLIIRQQYPENQIFTCGNLKIWMTHIGGYPPRYTAALKKQLADIRPDVFICGHSHILKVIPDAERQLLHLNPGAAGQEGFHKVRTLLRFAIDTEKQGLASIGQLEVIELGKRGGNSKNYKGREEL
- a CDS encoding two-component regulator propeller domain-containing protein translates to MLSHISIATPLWYILFFGCIGCYSGSVTAQYYRAELYQVEQGLPTNLTKSISYDAHGFIWIACDAGVVRFDGKEFRHFNKVLPSNYAKHIIRRKNGDLLIAHDKGVTRIVSLPDTVAFSDWLVVTSEPLPRAITSPKALFEDSRQRLWVGEDQAVSCVRADGEVAHYFFTINDRTTSWNRSFSPAETSDGSIYVASQRGNLFRFDETTNQFVKVNLVNTPFSVCSALISNGNVLWIGTEKGVFEIKPTADGTAEVQQLFDMPNVSFLRADASGKCLIGTWNKGLFFADMRKGNLQPLAFGSLPYKVINDVVIDEAGNYWVSSDEGIALLHRSYFAPLVVPFERSYVLAITQGNDGLIYATEGAVLCRINSRNTGDVSRLLQSSQLNSKDIFAVLKTADGLWVGTSDARIFRIQGNKTDEINLAAMISKIVYMQNDSEGNIWVCSNADVVKITPQLAIKLYGKSQGLTSNVYVVRQDKDGNLLAGGGSPRAYLYRYDRSQDRFVNISKPLATQGQVEVRIEDIAFDTDGKIWLSGSYGLLQYGSDSTRQIPLATDTEVQAICAGTNGSIWLGTNMGLLQYQHRRGEMLLFDESSGLPSKNIANRCIMADMDGRLWIGTADGVAYTQQRNAVVQETPRPVFLHIENNGRTVYFHQDSIYQFAHNSYLKAFFASLAYPANKIKYEYRLASEGNEPWQPVGRELLFPQIKTGTYTLEIRALQQGAFHISKPLQLRFVVQPPVYFRWWAILAYLLALAGIIAIAVKLYTIRLVREKNRLEAIVAERTEEIKQQKEEIEARNEELSHKSLLLEQQNHKVMSSIRYAKRIQDAMLPTQEKFKELFPQSFIVYLPKDVVSGDFYWCAEVAGLRLIAAVDCTGHGVPGAFMSLIANNLLNEIVATRRITDPGYILQELHVQIKTVLKQNQTDNLDGLDIALCTIDKPNRQLFFAGARNPLYYLTDSGIEELKADRKSIGGSQSKDEQLFTTHFVPLKAGENYFYLFSDGFRDQFGGTDNKKFSSRRFKELLQEAAKLPMNEQEQHVSNAFSSWKGAELQQDDVLVIGFSVRI